A section of the Pedobacter sp. HDW13 genome encodes:
- a CDS encoding dihydrodipicolinate synthase family protein has translation MNYEHLQGLIAAPFTPFHANGELNLEVIPEYYQFLKQNGVTGAFICGSTGEGVSLTKEEKMKVAAAWGKATARDADFKVMTLLGGTCLADCKSLAKHALEVGLYGVSFTAPSYFKPGNVSVLAEMCAEIAAEVPDMPFYYYHIPVLTGANLNMIDLLAAVDGKIPNFAGVKYTHEDFMDFLSCMNFNGGKYDMLWGRDENMLSALVLGTKGAVGSTFNYLTPLYHKLIAAFEKNDLQTAAGLQQKSIDFIRLLGKYGGIATGKAYMKLVDIDCGEFRLPVKNMDQQQFESFKSEVESLDFAAFRSTN, from the coding sequence ATGAACTACGAACATTTACAAGGGTTAATTGCTGCTCCTTTTACACCCTTTCACGCCAACGGGGAATTAAACCTGGAGGTGATTCCCGAATACTATCAGTTTTTAAAGCAAAACGGAGTTACCGGTGCTTTTATCTGCGGATCAACAGGCGAAGGCGTTTCCTTAACCAAAGAAGAAAAAATGAAGGTTGCAGCGGCCTGGGGTAAGGCAACAGCGCGGGATGCTGACTTTAAAGTAATGACTTTATTGGGCGGTACTTGCCTGGCCGATTGTAAGTCGCTGGCCAAACATGCTCTTGAAGTTGGTTTGTACGGGGTTTCCTTTACCGCACCTTCTTATTTCAAGCCGGGTAATGTTTCGGTTTTAGCCGAAATGTGTGCCGAAATTGCTGCCGAAGTTCCCGATATGCCTTTTTACTATTACCATATACCTGTATTAACAGGTGCAAACCTCAATATGATTGATTTGCTGGCTGCTGTAGATGGTAAAATACCCAACTTTGCCGGTGTAAAATACACCCATGAGGATTTTATGGATTTCCTTTCCTGCATGAATTTTAATGGCGGTAAATACGATATGCTTTGGGGACGCGATGAAAATATGCTTTCGGCGTTGGTTTTAGGTACAAAAGGAGCTGTAGGCAGTACTTTTAACTACCTTACGCCGCTATACCACAAGCTAATTGCTGCTTTTGAAAAAAACGATTTGCAAACTGCAGCTGGCCTTCAGCAGAAATCGATCGATTTTATCCGTTTATTGGGTAAATACGGAGGCATTGCAACAGGTAAAGCTTATATGAAACTGGTTGACATCGATTGTGGTGAATTTAGGCTGCCAGTCAAAAATATGGATCAGCAACAATTTGAAAGTTTTAAAAGCGAGGTCGAAAGTTTAGATTTTGCTGCTTTCAGGTCAACGAATTAA
- a CDS encoding GDSL-type esterase/lipase family protein produces the protein MKIFCRFIILLVFLNGANLYGQKMKVACIGNSVTAGYLLNQPEKQAYPAQLQQLLGDGYQVANFGHSGATLLKKGHNPYFKTKAFREALNFGADIAIIHLGLNDTDPRNWPNYKDNFQTDYQWLIDTLKQQNTKLKVFICKLTPIFSGHPRFKSGTRDWYWQVQEKILGVARANKLVPVDLNAPLNNRPELFADNLHPDSIGAAIIAQTIYSTITGNFGGFKLNGLFSDNMVLQRDKSIPVYGTANANEEVTVYFNQQVRRAVAGADGKWVVNFPAMKFGGPYQMKLVCNGNTLMLKNILIGDVWLCSGQSNMAFPLKSSATGQATLNHLNKKLPVRLLKFNPLAETDNVSWNAQTLNSINSLSYFSGSWAKLDENAAGDFSAVAYYFAEKLVSNEQIPVGLIQMAVGGSPLESWLDRKTMEHDDLLVDMLDNWRKSDFLQDWVRGRADVNLKNAVNPKQRHPYAPAYNYEAGISKLTDFPIKGVIWYQGESNAHNVELFSHEFPLLVKSWRAKWNDNFPFYYVQLSAIDRPSWPYFRDAQLKLQAVIPNSGMVVSSDLGDSLNVHPTHKKEIGERLALLALRNTYHKKITASGPVVLKVMKVKNTIVVHFTSAKKLKTSGASVLIGFELEDITGAHFPVKASIVQNRVLINIPPGKTISKVLYAWQPFTRANLVNEAGLPASTFSISIP, from the coding sequence ATGAAGATTTTTTGTAGGTTCATTATCCTGCTGGTCTTTTTGAATGGTGCCAACCTATACGGGCAAAAAATGAAAGTAGCCTGTATAGGTAATTCGGTTACCGCTGGTTATTTGTTAAATCAGCCTGAAAAGCAGGCTTATCCTGCACAGTTACAGCAGCTTTTAGGTGATGGCTATCAGGTTGCAAATTTTGGGCACAGCGGCGCAACCTTGTTGAAAAAGGGACACAATCCTTATTTTAAAACCAAGGCTTTTCGCGAAGCACTGAATTTTGGGGCTGATATAGCCATTATTCATTTGGGCTTAAATGATACCGATCCGCGAAACTGGCCCAATTATAAAGATAACTTTCAGACCGATTATCAATGGTTGATTGATACCTTAAAGCAACAAAATACAAAGCTTAAGGTGTTCATCTGTAAGCTTACGCCAATTTTTAGTGGTCACCCAAGATTTAAATCGGGTACGCGCGATTGGTACTGGCAGGTACAGGAAAAGATTTTAGGGGTTGCAAGGGCAAATAAACTGGTGCCTGTCGACCTCAACGCGCCTTTAAATAACCGGCCGGAGCTTTTTGCCGATAACCTGCATCCCGATAGTATAGGTGCCGCTATTATTGCCCAAACAATTTACAGTACCATAACCGGTAATTTTGGTGGTTTTAAATTAAACGGCCTGTTTAGCGATAACATGGTGCTGCAGCGCGATAAAAGTATCCCGGTTTATGGCACGGCCAATGCGAACGAAGAAGTAACCGTTTATTTTAACCAGCAGGTGAGGCGCGCTGTTGCAGGTGCCGATGGCAAATGGGTGGTAAACTTCCCGGCCATGAAATTCGGTGGCCCTTACCAGATGAAGCTTGTTTGCAACGGTAATACCCTGATGCTTAAAAATATCCTGATCGGTGATGTATGGCTGTGTTCGGGGCAATCGAATATGGCTTTTCCTTTAAAATCATCGGCTACAGGCCAGGCCACGCTAAATCATTTGAATAAAAAACTTCCTGTCAGGTTACTAAAGTTCAACCCCCTGGCCGAAACCGATAATGTTTCATGGAATGCGCAAACATTAAACAGCATCAATTCCCTAAGTTATTTCTCGGGTAGCTGGGCAAAATTGGATGAAAACGCAGCAGGCGATTTTTCGGCAGTGGCCTATTATTTTGCGGAGAAACTGGTATCTAATGAACAAATCCCCGTAGGATTGATTCAAATGGCTGTTGGTGGTTCACCACTCGAATCGTGGCTGGATAGAAAAACCATGGAGCACGACGATTTACTGGTAGATATGCTGGATAACTGGCGCAAATCTGACTTTTTACAAGATTGGGTTAGGGGTAGGGCTGATGTAAACTTAAAAAATGCGGTCAATCCGAAACAACGGCATCCTTACGCGCCGGCCTACAATTACGAAGCAGGCATATCAAAACTTACTGATTTTCCGATAAAAGGAGTGATCTGGTATCAGGGCGAAAGCAATGCACACAATGTTGAGCTTTTTAGCCACGAATTTCCCTTGCTGGTTAAAAGCTGGCGGGCAAAATGGAACGATAATTTTCCGTTTTACTACGTACAGCTGTCGGCTATTGACCGGCCTTCGTGGCCCTATTTCAGAGATGCACAACTGAAATTGCAGGCGGTTATTCCCAATTCGGGTATGGTAGTGAGTTCCGATCTGGGCGATTCGCTGAATGTCCATCCTACACATAAAAAAGAAATCGGCGAACGACTGGCCCTGCTTGCATTAAGAAATACCTATCATAAAAAAATAACTGCAAGCGGGCCTGTAGTTTTGAAGGTAATGAAGGTTAAAAATACCATTGTGGTACACTTTACCAGTGCAAAAAAGCTTAAAACCTCCGGGGCTAGCGTATTAATCGGATTTGAACTTGAAGACATTACCGGCGCACATTTTCCGGTTAAAGCTAGTATTGTCCAAAACAGGGTGTTAATCAACATTCCACCTGGGAAAACGATAAGCAAGGTGTTGTATGCCTGGCAGCCCTTTACCAGGGCCAATTTAGTTAATGAAGCGGGATTACCCGCTTCTACATTTTCCATTTCTATACCTTAA
- a CDS encoding sialidase family protein yields the protein MLNSIKMMMKFIKFKIQLGLFTLLTICTLNAFSQKGVEIVSTSQVIPVLKGIETNQLLRLMVYVPAGAEIPVKKIKAKLNPDGMKAIEKIEVYFTGIEPLFSGKNKQIAVNPTTVNLGFDINLNLKPGMHYIWFTAKLKPDADIDSKIEFHVNQLEDARSKVYRVVEEGTGYVKRLGVAVKKAGDDGVNTYRIPGMATTDKGTLITVYDIRYKNSGDLPGNIDVGMSRSTDGGRNWQATKVIMDMGEPNENNGVGDPAVLFDPVTKKIWVAALWSKGNRSIAGSKPGLLEDVTGQLVLVSSDDDGLTWSAPKSITAGTKDPAWNLFFNGPGSGIAMADGKLVFAAQYWDEHAMPYSTLVYSNDHGKTWKTEDGPKPNTTESQIIETTPGVLMLNMRDNRGSFRSVATTNDMGKSWLEHPTSYRTLADPVCMASFIKASVNVKGKQKDVVFFGNDNAQTMRYNLTIKASLDLGESWDLKNQLLIDERKFYGYSSLTKIDDKTIGFFYEGVRDLYFVRVPVSEIIK from the coding sequence ATGCTTAACTCAATAAAAATGATGATGAAATTTATAAAATTTAAAATACAGCTCGGTTTATTCACCTTGCTTACCATCTGTACACTCAATGCTTTTTCGCAAAAAGGTGTCGAAATTGTTTCCACTTCGCAGGTTATTCCGGTTTTAAAAGGAATAGAAACCAATCAGCTTTTGCGGTTAATGGTTTATGTTCCGGCCGGGGCAGAAATTCCGGTAAAAAAAATAAAGGCAAAGCTAAATCCCGATGGGATGAAAGCCATCGAAAAAATTGAGGTCTACTTTACCGGTATTGAGCCGCTTTTTTCAGGAAAAAACAAGCAGATTGCCGTTAATCCTACTACTGTAAACCTAGGATTTGATATCAATCTTAACCTGAAACCGGGCATGCACTACATTTGGTTTACCGCCAAACTTAAGCCTGATGCTGATATCGATTCGAAAATTGAATTTCATGTGAACCAGCTGGAAGATGCCCGTTCAAAAGTTTATCGCGTTGTAGAAGAAGGCACAGGTTATGTGAAAAGATTGGGCGTAGCAGTTAAAAAAGCAGGCGATGATGGAGTGAACACTTACCGGATTCCAGGCATGGCCACTACTGACAAAGGTACTTTGATTACGGTTTATGATATCCGCTATAAAAATTCGGGCGATTTGCCAGGAAATATTGACGTAGGCATGAGCCGCAGTACCGATGGCGGCCGAAACTGGCAAGCCACAAAAGTGATTATGGATATGGGCGAACCCAACGAAAACAATGGGGTAGGCGATCCGGCTGTGCTTTTTGATCCGGTTACCAAAAAAATATGGGTAGCAGCCTTGTGGAGCAAGGGAAACCGCTCCATTGCTGGTTCTAAACCTGGTTTATTGGAAGATGTTACCGGTCAGCTCGTATTGGTGAGTAGCGACGACGATGGCCTTACCTGGTCGGCACCCAAAAGTATTACGGCAGGTACAAAAGATCCCGCCTGGAACCTGTTTTTTAATGGTCCAGGCAGTGGAATTGCCATGGCAGATGGTAAACTGGTATTTGCCGCACAGTACTGGGACGAACACGCCATGCCTTATTCTACATTGGTGTACAGTAACGATCACGGCAAAACCTGGAAAACCGAAGATGGGCCAAAACCGAACACGACCGAAAGTCAGATTATAGAAACAACACCAGGCGTTTTAATGCTGAACATGCGCGATAACCGCGGGAGTTTTAGAAGTGTAGCCACTACAAATGATATGGGTAAAAGCTGGCTCGAGCATCCTACCTCTTACCGTACCTTAGCCGACCCTGTATGCATGGCCAGTTTTATAAAAGCCAGTGTAAATGTTAAAGGAAAGCAAAAAGATGTGGTGTTTTTCGGTAACGATAATGCACAAACCATGCGCTACAATTTAACCATTAAAGCCAGTTTAGATCTGGGCGAAAGCTGGGATCTTAAAAACCAGTTGCTTATTGATGAACGGAAATTTTACGGTTATTCATCACTCACTAAAATTGATGATAAAACAATTGGTTTCTTTTACGAGGGGGTAAGGGATCTGTATTTTGTGCGCGTTCCCGTAAGTGAAATAATTAAGTAA
- a CDS encoding MFS transporter codes for MKETKRYAWVVVGLLWFVALLNYMDRQMLSTMRPAMQLDIADLQSATNFGYLMAIFLWIYGFMSPISGIIADKLNRKWLIVGSLLVWSAVTFLMGYATTFNQIYWLRALMGVSEALYIPAGLSLIADYHSSKTRSVAIGIHMTGLYMGQALGGFGATIASKFSWQATFHSFGLVGIVYALVLVFFLHEKKASTIEESESIRVKPNLFKGLALLFSNISFWVILIYFAIPSLPGWATKNWLPTLFANNLKIDMAQAGPISTITIAASSFLGVIFGGILSDRWVQKNIKGRIYTSAIGLALTIPSLLLIGFGHSLFNIIGAAFCFGFGYGMFDANNMPILCQFVSAKYRATAYGIMNMTGVFAGAFITDFLGKSTDSGSLGKDFAMLSVIVLIALIIQLYFLRPKFNDFEDA; via the coding sequence ATGAAAGAAACAAAAAGATATGCGTGGGTAGTGGTTGGCTTACTTTGGTTTGTGGCCCTGCTGAATTACATGGATCGCCAAATGCTTTCTACCATGCGGCCGGCTATGCAGCTGGATATTGCAGACTTGCAATCAGCAACTAATTTTGGTTACCTGATGGCCATTTTTTTATGGATTTATGGCTTTATGAGCCCCATATCTGGTATTATTGCCGATAAACTGAATCGTAAATGGTTAATTGTTGGTAGTTTACTAGTGTGGTCGGCGGTTACTTTTTTAATGGGCTATGCCACCACTTTTAACCAAATTTATTGGCTCAGGGCATTGATGGGGGTGAGTGAGGCATTGTATATTCCGGCAGGTTTATCGCTTATTGCCGATTATCACAGTTCCAAAACACGGTCGGTGGCTATTGGCATCCACATGACTGGTTTGTACATGGGGCAGGCCCTGGGTGGTTTTGGAGCAACTATTGCTTCAAAATTTTCCTGGCAGGCTACCTTTCATTCTTTTGGTTTGGTCGGAATCGTTTATGCACTTGTACTGGTTTTCTTTTTACACGAGAAAAAGGCTTCCACAATAGAGGAAAGTGAAAGCATTCGGGTAAAGCCAAATCTTTTTAAAGGCCTGGCACTGCTTTTTAGTAACATTTCCTTTTGGGTAATCCTTATTTATTTTGCTATTCCGAGTTTGCCAGGCTGGGCTACTAAAAATTGGCTGCCTACTTTGTTTGCCAATAACCTGAAAATAGACATGGCACAAGCCGGACCCATATCGACTATCACTATTGCCGCGTCCTCGTTTTTAGGGGTTATTTTCGGCGGGATTTTGTCAGACAGGTGGGTACAGAAAAATATTAAAGGCCGCATTTACACCAGTGCCATTGGTTTGGCCTTAACCATTCCGTCGCTATTGTTAATTGGTTTTGGCCATTCCTTATTTAACATAATCGGGGCAGCTTTTTGTTTCGGTTTCGGATATGGCATGTTCGATGCCAATAATATGCCCATACTTTGCCAGTTTGTTTCGGCCAAATACCGCGCCACTGCCTATGGTATTATGAATATGACGGGAGTATTTGCCGGGGCTTTTATTACCGATTTTCTGGGCAAATCGACCGATTCGGGCAGTTTGGGGAAAGATTTTGCCATGCTTTCGGTTATTGTATTGATTGCTTTAATAATTCAGCTCTATTTTCTGCGTCCGAAGTTTAATGATTTTGAAGATGCTTAA
- a CDS encoding RagB/SusD family nutrient uptake outer membrane protein translates to MKKILTGLALIILSTTFSACKKLQLTPEDYFASETFWKSPAQVDGGMIGLHSQLRGFQFTIFTLGELRGGTLRTGTSFTGTASLNSAGIINQDIRESSTGISGWSGFYRPIFDVNNFIYQVEQASYLSSTDKAYYLGQAYGIRAFYYFHLFRTFGRVPLSVEPTLLLKNPKSAQEMYLPRAKTEKETLDFIKADIDKSTSSFGTNYTTKFQKAQWSLGATQMLKAEVYLWSAKVKIDGAAPTTTVADLAIARTALEDVISKYTLLTDFGNVFKSASITASKGNSEIIMAMRNQFGEATNSYAQFVYAITDPLTGYVDDKGVAIPADPLQVNGGGTIIRYEYKIELYNLFDANDTRANATFLNFNKGTIHATNLRKFPGVVVEGARSYVDDFPVYRVADAYLMLAEVKNKQGQSPAAEMMIIRNRAYAPNTAPAFVNGTFEQNELAIFTERTKEFVAEGKRWYDLRRMQDASGNPLAFRKDLPLVGVLDNITGQNHKLLWPIDLSTLNQDETLKNDQNPGYKGT, encoded by the coding sequence ATGAAAAAGATATTAACAGGCTTAGCCTTAATTATATTGAGCACTACATTTAGTGCATGTAAAAAATTACAGCTGACACCCGAAGATTATTTTGCAAGTGAAACTTTCTGGAAAAGCCCTGCCCAGGTAGATGGCGGAATGATTGGTCTTCATAGTCAATTAAGGGGCTTCCAGTTTACCATTTTTACGCTGGGTGAATTACGTGGCGGAACTTTAAGAACGGGGACCAGTTTTACTGGTACAGCTTCTTTGAATTCGGCAGGCATAATCAATCAGGATATCCGCGAATCAAGTACGGGCATATCTGGTTGGTCTGGATTTTACCGGCCTATTTTTGACGTTAATAATTTTATTTATCAGGTAGAACAGGCAAGCTATCTTTCCTCAACTGATAAGGCTTATTATTTAGGTCAGGCTTACGGAATAAGAGCATTTTATTACTTTCATTTGTTCCGTACCTTCGGTAGGGTACCTTTGTCAGTGGAGCCAACCTTATTGCTTAAAAATCCAAAATCGGCCCAAGAAATGTATTTGCCAAGGGCGAAAACTGAAAAAGAAACCCTCGATTTTATTAAAGCTGATATAGACAAATCGACATCAAGCTTCGGAACCAATTATACCACTAAATTTCAAAAGGCTCAATGGTCACTTGGCGCTACACAAATGCTAAAGGCGGAGGTTTACCTGTGGTCGGCTAAAGTTAAAATAGATGGTGCTGCTCCAACCACTACTGTGGCCGACTTAGCTATTGCAAGAACAGCTCTGGAAGATGTAATTTCGAAATATACCTTGTTAACCGACTTTGGGAATGTTTTTAAATCGGCAAGTATAACGGCGAGTAAAGGCAACAGCGAAATCATTATGGCAATGCGAAACCAGTTTGGTGAGGCTACAAATAGTTATGCTCAGTTTGTTTATGCCATTACCGATCCTTTAACTGGTTATGTTGATGATAAAGGTGTTGCCATTCCAGCCGATCCATTGCAGGTAAATGGTGGTGGAACAATTATTCGCTATGAATACAAAATAGAATTGTACAACTTATTCGATGCTAACGATACACGCGCAAATGCTACATTTCTAAATTTCAATAAAGGAACTATTCATGCTACAAACCTACGTAAGTTTCCAGGCGTCGTGGTAGAAGGAGCGCGTAGTTACGTTGACGATTTTCCGGTATATCGCGTTGCAGATGCATATTTAATGTTAGCCGAAGTGAAAAACAAACAAGGCCAGAGTCCGGCAGCAGAAATGATGATTATTCGTAACCGTGCATATGCACCAAACACTGCCCCTGCATTTGTTAATGGTACTTTTGAACAAAATGAGTTGGCAATATTTACCGAAAGGACTAAAGAATTTGTAGCTGAGGGGAAACGCTGGTACGATTTGCGCAGAATGCAGGATGCTTCGGGTAATCCGCTGGCTTTCCGTAAAGATTTGCCATTGGTTGGTGTTTTGGATAACATTACCGGCCAAAATCACAAGCTTTTATGGCCAATCGATTTATCGACGTTGAACCAGGATGAAACCTTAAAAAACGATCAGAATCCTGGATATAAAGGAACGTAA